From a region of the Fervidicoccaceae archaeon genome:
- the infB gene encoding translation initiation factor IF-2 produces the protein MEKAEKPLRQPIVVVMGHVDHGKTTLLDKIRGTSVAKREPGEITQHVGASIVPSRVIEEIASPLKKMFPVKLKIPGLLFIDTPGHELFMNMRRRGGEIADFAILVVDIIEGFKEQTIESLQLIKSRRVPFLVAANKIDKISGWKSYPNEPFIFSYQKQSQHVRDALDEKIYYLMGELGKYGFNSDRFDRIRDFTRTVSIVPVSARTGEGIAELLAVLAGLAQQYLKDRLTFAAGPAKGVVLEVKEVSGLGHTVDCIIYDGVLRRGDTVVLGGVDGVIVTKVRAILMPKPLQEIRSPEDKFMNVDEVYASSGVKIVAPDLEKSLAGSPILVVGEDQNIEEIKRKIIEDIESVKVKTDRSGVIAKADALGSLEALVEALRREKIPVRLADVGSISKRDVVEASISKQEDESLGVILGFNVKVLPEAKEEAERAGIHIMLNNVIYRLLEDYFNWRNELKRKEVERKLESLVWPAKVRILPGFIFRRSDPAIVGIEVLGGILRPGAPLMTEDGKKVGVVNQLQDRGQSIKEARVGMQIALSIKGNVVVGRHINEGDIMYTDVPDQHARMLLTELKSYISEDSLQILNEIIKIKRKTDPLYAFI, from the coding sequence ATGGAGAAGGCTGAAAAGCCGCTGAGACAGCCAATTGTAGTCGTCATGGGACATGTTGATCATGGAAAAACTACTCTTCTCGACAAGATAAGGGGGACGAGTGTAGCCAAGAGAGAGCCGGGCGAAATTACTCAGCATGTAGGTGCAAGCATTGTTCCATCGAGAGTAATAGAGGAAATAGCTTCTCCGCTGAAGAAGATGTTTCCAGTTAAGCTCAAAATTCCTGGTCTTCTCTTTATCGATACTCCAGGACATGAGCTCTTCATGAATATGAGAAGGAGGGGTGGAGAGATCGCTGATTTTGCGATACTTGTAGTTGACATTATTGAAGGGTTTAAAGAGCAGACAATCGAATCTCTGCAGCTCATAAAATCGAGAAGGGTCCCCTTTTTAGTTGCTGCCAACAAGATAGACAAGATATCGGGGTGGAAGAGCTACCCTAATGAGCCCTTTATCTTCTCTTATCAAAAACAATCACAGCATGTTAGAGATGCCCTCGATGAGAAAATATATTATTTGATGGGTGAACTGGGAAAATATGGCTTTAACAGCGATAGATTCGACAGAATAAGGGACTTTACTAGAACGGTAAGCATAGTTCCAGTCTCGGCAAGAACAGGAGAGGGGATAGCTGAACTTTTAGCTGTTCTAGCTGGACTTGCTCAGCAATACCTGAAGGATAGATTAACTTTTGCTGCTGGTCCAGCAAAGGGGGTAGTTCTGGAAGTCAAGGAAGTAAGTGGGCTGGGACATACAGTTGACTGCATAATTTATGATGGGGTTCTTAGGAGGGGAGATACTGTAGTTCTTGGAGGAGTGGATGGAGTAATTGTAACAAAGGTTAGAGCAATTTTGATGCCCAAACCTCTCCAGGAAATCAGATCTCCGGAGGACAAGTTCATGAATGTGGATGAAGTATATGCTTCGAGCGGAGTCAAAATAGTTGCTCCGGATTTGGAGAAGTCGCTTGCTGGAAGCCCCATACTGGTCGTAGGAGAAGATCAGAATATCGAAGAAATAAAGAGGAAAATCATTGAGGACATCGAAAGTGTCAAGGTTAAAACCGATAGGTCTGGGGTAATCGCAAAGGCGGATGCATTGGGATCCTTGGAGGCACTTGTTGAGGCGCTGAGAAGAGAAAAAATACCAGTTAGATTGGCTGATGTTGGCTCAATCTCGAAGAGAGATGTTGTGGAAGCATCAATTTCTAAACAGGAAGATGAAAGCCTGGGAGTGATCTTGGGATTCAATGTGAAGGTTCTCCCTGAAGCAAAAGAAGAAGCAGAAAGGGCTGGAATTCATATCATGCTTAATAATGTAATTTACAGACTGTTGGAAGATTACTTTAACTGGAGGAATGAGCTAAAAAGAAAAGAAGTAGAAAGAAAGCTTGAATCCCTTGTATGGCCAGCTAAGGTTAGAATCCTTCCAGGTTTCATTTTCAGAAGAAGTGATCCAGCAATAGTTGGAATAGAAGTGTTGGGTGGAATTCTCAGGCCCGGAGCACCATTAATGACTGAGGATGGAAAGAAGGTTGGTGTTGTCAATCAATTACAGGATAGAGGGCAATCTATAAAGGAAGCAAGGGTTGGAATGCAGATTGCCCTTTCAATAAAGGGGAATGTCGTAGTTGGTAGGCACATCAACGAGGGTGATATCATGTATACTGATGTTCCAGACCAGCATGCTAGAATGCTGCTGACAGAGCTAAAGAGCTATATTAGCGAAGACTCTCTCCAGATACTCAACGAAATTATTAAGATAAAGAGAAAGACTGATCCATTATATGCATTTATCTAA
- a CDS encoding DNA-directed RNA polymerase, with the protein MVSRIKEIIRLPPERLNENLDEVARNILNSQYSGTYDERLGIIIGVYDVSAEPIGKILHGDGGSYHWVEASVLSIKPQMNEVVLGTVYSVRDFGIFVSIGPIDGFIHKSQLSDEFVEYDSSRQAFILKQSNRIIEKGDIVRARVVAFGYNLERKELRLQLTMRQPYLGKISIRRRSD; encoded by the coding sequence ATGGTTTCTAGGATAAAGGAAATAATAAGATTACCTCCGGAGCGACTGAATGAGAACTTGGATGAAGTTGCGAGGAACATCTTGAACTCACAATATTCCGGCACCTATGATGAGCGTCTCGGAATCATTATAGGGGTCTATGATGTTTCTGCTGAACCAATCGGCAAAATTCTTCACGGTGATGGAGGTTCTTATCATTGGGTTGAGGCAAGCGTCCTTTCCATAAAACCTCAAATGAATGAAGTGGTTCTGGGAACAGTTTACTCTGTAAGAGACTTTGGAATATTCGTATCTATAGGTCCAATAGATGGATTCATACATAAATCACAGCTATCCGATGAATTCGTTGAATATGACTCAAGTAGACAAGCATTCATATTGAAGCAGAGCAACAGAATAATTGAGAAAGGAGACATAGTAAGAGCTAGGGTAGTAGCGTTTGGCTACAATTTGGAGAGGAAGGAGCTCAGGCTACAATTAACAATGAGACAGCCATACCTAGGAAAAATATCCATTAGAAGAAGGAGTGATTGA
- the spt4 gene encoding transcription elongation factor subunit Spt4, producing MPNRSKAVYKACVRCKLLVDPKVEVCPNCGSKEFSNDWEGMIIVIDPEKSAVAHIIGTRVPGRYAIKVR from the coding sequence ATGCCGAACAGATCAAAGGCAGTTTATAAAGCATGCGTGAGATGCAAGTTGCTTGTAGATCCGAAAGTTGAGGTATGTCCCAATTGCGGTTCTAAAGAGTTCAGTAATGACTGGGAGGGAATGATTATAGTAATAGATCCGGAAAAAAGCGCCGTTGCTCATATAATTGGAACCAGAGTGCCAGGAAGATATGCCATAAAAGTAAGGTGA
- a CDS encoding S6e family ribosomal protein produces MPEFKLIVSDRFQSTQKIKVKVIGDEKIPLSKEQKEGRRLPTCEISKALAEKLNIEDGVLALRLVKEGSKEVKMHLKPVIKEGIEENTVKVPQDLLAEKVGELEAEGEAFRSRAFQLTLDELTSRRLVGMKIGDEIDATIIGLNGKLVIRGGSDNSGFPMRADVPGTVKKKLLLSGPPGYHPRNRGERRRKIVRGNTIDDSIVQINVVLVREKEAKER; encoded by the coding sequence ATGCCAGAGTTCAAGCTAATAGTTTCGGATAGATTTCAATCAACACAAAAGATAAAGGTAAAAGTAATAGGGGATGAAAAAATTCCCCTAAGCAAGGAGCAAAAGGAAGGTAGAAGGCTCCCCACCTGCGAGATATCAAAAGCGCTGGCTGAAAAACTAAACATCGAAGATGGCGTATTGGCTTTGAGATTAGTGAAGGAAGGAAGCAAAGAGGTGAAAATGCACCTGAAGCCAGTAATAAAAGAGGGTATCGAGGAAAACACAGTGAAAGTACCTCAGGACTTACTGGCTGAAAAAGTTGGAGAGCTAGAAGCAGAGGGAGAAGCATTCAGATCTAGAGCATTTCAGCTCACTCTAGATGAGCTAACTAGCAGAAGGCTAGTGGGAATGAAAATAGGAGACGAGATAGATGCTACGATAATTGGATTGAATGGAAAACTAGTTATTAGAGGAGGAAGTGACAACAGCGGCTTTCCTATGAGGGCCGATGTCCCGGGAACTGTGAAGAAAAAACTTCTTCTGTCAGGGCCGCCAGGATACCATCCAAGGAACAGAGGAGAGAGAAGAAGAAAGATAGTGAGAGGAAACACTATTGATGACAGCATAGTACAGATAAATGTTGTGCTAGTGAGAGAAAAGGAGGCAAAGGAAAGATAG
- a CDS encoding redox-regulated ATPase YchF, which translates to MVNYAPPLIGIVGKTNVGKSTIFSSITMATVEISNRPFTTIDPNKGVGYVRVNCPHVEFSLPSCNPRSGYCTKGNRFVPVELTDVAGLIPGAYMGRGLGNKFMDDLRRADAFLLVVDASGSTDESGNPVPPGTNDPVKEVKDILFEIDMWLARIISSDWQKFSVAVETGRKDVQEALYEKISGLSVKRAAVLDALGKSGLESKRPSMWKQEDFVAFARELRKSAKPHVIVANKADIPQSMENIRRLKEAFPNDKVFPVSGEAELALRRAAKAGIIDYIPGDSKFEVIDASKITKAQQNALKYIQERVFNVYGGTGVQQSLNSLVFDVLKKIVVYPVEDQNKLTDKEGRILPDALLVDFGSTARSVAGMIHSDLEKGFIYAIDVKTKQRLGADSKLHNGAVLKIVSSL; encoded by the coding sequence TTGGTCAATTACGCTCCTCCATTAATAGGGATAGTTGGAAAGACTAATGTCGGGAAATCCACCATATTTTCCTCAATCACTATGGCCACAGTGGAGATAAGCAATAGACCCTTCACAACGATAGATCCGAACAAAGGAGTAGGATACGTAAGAGTTAATTGTCCTCATGTTGAGTTTTCTCTTCCAAGCTGCAACCCAAGAAGCGGATATTGCACAAAGGGCAACAGATTCGTTCCCGTTGAATTAACTGATGTAGCTGGACTCATTCCAGGCGCATATATGGGAAGGGGGCTCGGAAATAAGTTCATGGACGATCTCAGAAGGGCTGATGCTTTTTTGCTCGTAGTTGATGCATCTGGCTCAACTGATGAGAGCGGAAATCCAGTCCCCCCGGGAACCAATGATCCGGTCAAAGAAGTTAAGGATATATTATTCGAGATTGACATGTGGCTAGCTAGAATAATTTCATCGGACTGGCAAAAATTTTCAGTTGCTGTAGAAACTGGAAGAAAGGATGTTCAAGAGGCACTTTATGAGAAAATTTCTGGATTATCTGTGAAGCGTGCTGCTGTGCTTGATGCTCTTGGAAAAAGTGGCTTGGAGAGCAAGAGACCCTCTATGTGGAAGCAAGAAGACTTTGTAGCATTTGCAAGAGAGCTGAGGAAAAGTGCTAAACCCCATGTTATAGTGGCAAACAAAGCCGATATACCCCAATCGATGGAAAATATACGAAGATTGAAAGAAGCGTTCCCAAATGATAAGGTATTTCCTGTTAGCGGTGAAGCTGAACTCGCTTTGAGGAGGGCTGCTAAAGCTGGAATTATAGATTACATACCTGGAGATTCAAAGTTCGAGGTAATAGATGCCTCGAAAATTACTAAGGCCCAGCAAAATGCTTTGAAATACATACAGGAAAGGGTTTTCAACGTCTATGGTGGAACTGGAGTTCAACAGAGCCTCAACTCTTTGGTTTTTGATGTGCTGAAAAAAATTGTTGTCTATCCAGTTGAGGATCAGAATAAGTTGACTGATAAAGAGGGAAGAATTCTTCCAGATGCATTACTGGTGGATTTCGGCTCGACTGCAAGGAGTGTAGCAGGAATGATCCATTCTGACCTGGAGAAAGGATTCATATATGCTATTGATGTGAAAACCAAGCAGAGATTGGGAGCAGATTCAAAACTCCACAATGGAGCAGTATTGAAAATTGTATCATCCCTCTAG
- a CDS encoding radical SAM protein, which produces MKPKFRERNAIFKRRFQHRIALLFPSTYRASISSLGYQIIYYYLNSFDDIYAERVVADGELPISIETRTPLRKFDLILASAHYELDYVEIVKLLYRAGLNPLKEKRAEDPFLIVGGPSISAWPYPMVKIADAAFLGEFEASGEKFVEALQYIDKKEKKRFLDSLQEVKGVWLPEKGEREIVRVSDLDRAFHPIQQIQNENVEPVWGRSFMLETSRGCSRGCFFCLEAAVSGGRRERSLSILNQLIEKGVEANEVKKVTFFSLSFFDSKTGDELLKRLVEMGIEGSIPSVRAETISEERAELIKKIGQRTVAIAPETARQSLRFEIGKMMRDEDIYGALNALAGQGLSVKLYYMIGLPNESQDDLGEIASQIRNAVKIMGNNRKVKVSINPFIPKPGTIMWKYQMLPLEELKKRIEYLKGSLRGFVNLEIYDPSEARKQYEINIKGEDAYTLIVDEAFRRHIED; this is translated from the coding sequence TTGAAGCCAAAGTTTAGAGAAAGAAATGCTATTTTCAAGAGAAGGTTTCAGCATAGGATAGCTCTTCTTTTTCCATCAACCTATAGAGCTAGCATTTCAAGCCTAGGATATCAGATAATTTACTATTATCTCAATAGCTTTGATGATATCTATGCTGAAAGAGTTGTGGCAGATGGAGAGCTTCCTATTAGCATTGAGACGAGAACTCCGCTGAGAAAATTTGATTTGATACTAGCTAGTGCCCACTATGAGCTAGATTATGTGGAAATCGTGAAATTACTATATCGGGCTGGGCTTAATCCACTAAAGGAAAAAAGAGCTGAGGATCCTTTTCTGATTGTTGGTGGTCCAAGCATTTCAGCTTGGCCCTATCCAATGGTGAAAATTGCCGATGCAGCATTCCTTGGAGAATTTGAGGCTTCTGGTGAAAAATTCGTAGAAGCTTTGCAGTATATTGATAAAAAGGAAAAGAAAAGGTTTCTTGATTCTCTTCAGGAGGTCAAAGGAGTTTGGCTGCCTGAAAAAGGCGAGAGAGAAATTGTCAGGGTTTCCGATCTGGACAGGGCCTTTCATCCAATTCAGCAGATACAGAACGAGAATGTTGAACCTGTTTGGGGAAGATCGTTTATGCTTGAAACCTCTAGAGGATGCAGCAGAGGCTGTTTTTTCTGCTTAGAGGCAGCTGTTTCTGGAGGAAGAAGAGAAAGATCCCTATCTATACTGAACCAGCTAATTGAAAAAGGAGTAGAAGCAAATGAGGTTAAGAAAGTAACATTTTTCTCGCTCAGCTTTTTCGATTCAAAGACTGGAGATGAGCTGCTGAAGAGGCTTGTTGAAATGGGAATCGAGGGAAGTATTCCAAGCGTAAGAGCTGAAACGATAAGTGAGGAGAGAGCTGAACTTATTAAGAAAATTGGGCAGAGAACTGTAGCTATTGCCCCCGAAACAGCAAGACAAAGTTTGAGGTTTGAGATTGGGAAAATGATGAGGGATGAGGATATATATGGAGCATTGAATGCTTTGGCTGGTCAGGGTCTCTCGGTTAAACTTTATTATATGATAGGTCTTCCTAATGAGTCTCAGGACGATTTGGGAGAAATTGCTTCACAAATAAGGAATGCAGTGAAGATAATGGGAAACAACAGAAAAGTCAAAGTTTCAATAAATCCTTTCATTCCTAAGCCGGGAACCATTATGTGGAAATATCAGATGCTTCCGCTTGAGGAGTTAAAGAAAAGAATAGAGTACTTGAAGGGATCGCTTAGAGGTTTTGTCAACCTCGAGATATACGATCCCTCTGAAGCCAGGAAGCAATATGAAATAAACATTAAGGGAGAAGATGCATACACATTGATAGTTGATGAAGCTTTCAGAAGACATATTGAGGATTGA
- a CDS encoding translation initiation factor IF-2 subunit gamma yields the protein MSYAEKKQPEVNIGTAGHVDHGKTTLVSALTGIWTSRHSEELKRGMTIKLGYADGAVYKCSNIPFPEAYQPFPECPEGSTPELLRRVSYVDAPGHEILMATMLTGAAIMDGVLLVIAANERVPQPQTAEHFAALGVIGQKNIIIVQNKVDVVPPEKAKENYREIKKMIEGTWAERAPIIPVSALKKGNIDVLMAAIQKYIPTPQRDLSKPPLMHVVRSFDANRPGTPPEKMVGGIVGGTLLQGKLSVGDEIVILPGIKVKKAGGKEDYEPMITKVVSLRFGETSVDTALPGGLLAIGTQLDPSLTKGDSLVGSVVTKAGIELPVVSEVEVEYHLFERVVGLREMTTVKPIQIREPLMLTVGTSVTLGSVSRVSSSTFTISLRKPIVALPNSRVAFSRQVLGRWRLIGWGTIK from the coding sequence ATGAGCTATGCAGAAAAAAAGCAACCAGAGGTGAACATTGGAACAGCTGGGCATGTAGATCATGGAAAAACTACCCTAGTATCAGCTCTAACTGGAATATGGACCTCTAGGCACAGTGAAGAACTGAAGAGAGGGATGACCATAAAGCTAGGATATGCTGATGGAGCAGTATACAAATGCAGCAACATCCCCTTTCCGGAAGCCTATCAACCTTTCCCTGAGTGTCCAGAAGGAAGTACTCCTGAGCTTCTTAGAAGAGTTTCATATGTTGATGCGCCTGGTCACGAAATTCTCATGGCCACCATGCTAACAGGAGCTGCTATAATGGATGGAGTTCTTCTAGTTATAGCTGCCAACGAGAGGGTTCCACAACCTCAGACAGCAGAGCACTTTGCCGCTCTTGGCGTTATAGGTCAAAAGAACATAATAATCGTTCAAAATAAGGTCGATGTTGTGCCTCCAGAAAAGGCGAAGGAAAACTACAGAGAGATAAAGAAAATGATAGAAGGGACATGGGCCGAAAGGGCCCCCATTATACCAGTTTCCGCGTTGAAGAAGGGAAACATCGATGTTCTAATGGCAGCAATACAGAAATATATTCCAACGCCTCAGAGGGACCTATCAAAACCTCCCCTGATGCATGTTGTTAGAAGTTTCGATGCCAACAGGCCGGGAACTCCCCCAGAAAAAATGGTTGGAGGTATAGTTGGTGGAACACTTCTACAAGGAAAACTGAGCGTTGGTGACGAAATAGTCATACTTCCTGGAATAAAAGTCAAAAAAGCTGGAGGAAAAGAGGATTATGAGCCAATGATAACCAAGGTTGTTAGCCTCAGGTTCGGAGAGACGAGCGTTGATACTGCTCTCCCAGGAGGATTGCTAGCTATTGGAACACAACTTGATCCATCTCTCACTAAAGGAGATTCTCTTGTTGGGAGCGTAGTAACTAAGGCTGGAATTGAGCTTCCTGTAGTCAGCGAAGTTGAGGTAGAGTATCATCTCTTCGAGAGGGTTGTTGGTCTAAGAGAAATGACCACTGTTAAGCCAATTCAAATAAGAGAGCCACTTATGCTCACAGTTGGAACATCTGTCACTCTGGGAAGCGTTAGTAGAGTTTCCTCTTCAACATTTACAATTTCCCTCAGGAAGCCCATTGTGGCTCTTCCAAACAGCAGGGTAGCTTTCAGTAGACAAGTACTTGGAAGATGGAGGCTCATAGGATGGGGAACGATAAAATAA
- a CDS encoding sugar phosphate nucleotidyltransferase, whose amino-acid sequence MTAILLAAGKGERMWPITSTRPKPLVEILCEPLIKYHLEAIAEANIGKVAVVVHSHEDLIRNRVLEMTKSIGLEVSFIKQSLPLGTGHAVLEALEKGEIEGKILVIYGDIFLPPSRLKEAVRNIAGSSSQVLAAAEVSEVSRYGVLEVDKNGMLQRIIEKPSNLPAKNRLVNAGIFKLESEYLLPILKNTQISERGEIEVTSALEQLAKKSELIVSKIEGEWMDVGTPWDLLKANEVSLREICTLRRVPEEECILFDEEKITIEDPVVLRGPVFIRGNVELGPCSHIREYSIICGENKIGFSVQIKNSIIMRGAKVPHLNYVGDSIIGEGVNLGAGTITANVRHDGKNVKSMLRGSIVDTGRRKFGTVIGDWAKTGINTSILPGVKIGARAWINAGCIVNTDVPDNSLLTCEQGRTIIERQADGS is encoded by the coding sequence TTGACCGCTATTCTTCTAGCAGCAGGAAAAGGAGAGAGGATGTGGCCGATCACATCCACGAGACCTAAGCCTCTTGTTGAGATTCTGTGCGAGCCGCTCATAAAATATCATTTGGAAGCCATAGCCGAAGCTAATATAGGAAAAGTGGCTGTAGTAGTTCATTCACATGAAGATTTGATAAGAAATAGAGTGTTGGAAATGACAAAAAGCATTGGCCTAGAAGTCAGCTTCATAAAGCAGAGCTTGCCACTTGGCACAGGTCATGCTGTTCTTGAAGCGCTGGAAAAGGGAGAAATTGAAGGAAAAATTCTTGTAATATATGGCGACATTTTTCTGCCTCCATCGAGGTTGAAAGAAGCTGTGAGGAACATAGCAGGTTCTTCTTCTCAGGTCTTAGCAGCAGCTGAGGTCAGTGAAGTCTCTAGGTATGGAGTACTTGAGGTGGATAAAAATGGAATGCTTCAGAGAATCATAGAAAAACCAAGCAACTTGCCAGCAAAAAATAGACTTGTAAATGCTGGAATATTTAAGCTGGAATCGGAATATTTGCTCCCCATTCTTAAAAATACGCAAATTTCCGAAAGAGGGGAAATTGAAGTGACATCGGCTTTGGAGCAGTTGGCAAAAAAGAGTGAGCTCATTGTAAGCAAAATCGAGGGTGAATGGATGGATGTAGGAACTCCATGGGATCTTCTAAAGGCAAATGAAGTTTCATTGAGGGAAATTTGCACATTGAGGAGAGTTCCAGAAGAAGAATGCATATTGTTTGATGAGGAGAAAATAACAATTGAAGATCCTGTGGTTCTGAGAGGCCCAGTTTTTATAAGGGGAAATGTAGAGCTTGGTCCTTGCTCTCATATCAGAGAATACAGCATAATTTGTGGAGAGAACAAAATTGGATTCTCGGTCCAGATAAAGAACTCAATAATAATGAGGGGTGCCAAGGTTCCTCACCTAAACTACGTCGGGGATTCGATAATTGGAGAGGGAGTCAATCTTGGTGCAGGAACGATTACAGCGAATGTCAGACATGATGGAAAGAACGTCAAATCTATGCTCAGAGGTTCAATTGTAGATACAGGGAGAAGAAAGTTTGGAACGGTCATAGGGGACTGGGCAAAAACAGGAATAAACACTAGCATCCTTCCGGGGGTTAAGATTGGAGCTAGAGCATGGATAAATGCAGGTTGCATAGTGAACACGGACGTTCCAGACAATTCTCTTCTCACATGCGAGCAGGGCAGAACTATCATAGAGAGGCAAGCTGATGGGAGTTGA
- a CDS encoding sulfite oxidase-like oxidoreductase, whose product MQLKCFISESASLSAKGIDKTLNCYPTETIVFEDINTLKKFIETQLKENIENSSIVFSENESLGEHHMLYKFNLMIGDARCASIRAVLKNKKLISIVIATSKDCSIDLAAHRQKGNIMIDGKNQVNRTDIPPGQYVIQDFVIYRILGEPKIDLRSWKLRVTGEVRNPLELSYDDLMSLGIKDFISDFHCVTGWTVKKVHWSGVPASELGRIAVVKKEAKWVLAKSADGYTTVIPIENFLSENSIIVLKMNGKVLTEEQGFPARLFIPDLYGWKGAKWLTEIEFRKDYEDGYWEALGYHERGNVWNEERFKEKIQQ is encoded by the coding sequence ATGCAGCTAAAATGCTTCATAAGCGAAAGCGCTTCGTTAAGTGCAAAAGGTATAGATAAGACGCTCAACTGCTATCCAACTGAAACAATAGTATTTGAAGATATCAATACTTTGAAGAAGTTCATTGAGACTCAGCTAAAAGAGAATATAGAAAATTCTTCGATTGTTTTTTCAGAGAACGAAAGCCTCGGAGAGCATCATATGCTATATAAATTTAACCTGATGATTGGTGATGCGAGATGCGCATCTATAAGGGCCGTTCTTAAGAACAAAAAACTGATCTCAATTGTTATTGCAACCTCAAAAGATTGCTCAATTGATCTAGCAGCTCATAGGCAAAAGGGGAATATTATGATAGATGGAAAAAATCAGGTAAATAGAACAGATATTCCTCCTGGTCAATATGTAATACAAGATTTTGTCATATACAGAATACTCGGTGAGCCAAAGATTGATTTAAGAAGCTGGAAGCTGAGAGTAACAGGTGAAGTAAGGAACCCCCTTGAGTTAAGCTACGATGATTTGATGTCTCTAGGAATAAAAGATTTTATTTCTGACTTTCACTGCGTCACTGGATGGACTGTAAAAAAAGTCCACTGGAGCGGAGTCCCCGCAAGTGAATTAGGAAGGATTGCTGTTGTGAAGAAGGAAGCAAAGTGGGTGCTAGCTAAGTCCGCCGATGGATATACTACAGTAATTCCCATAGAAAATTTTCTCTCCGAAAACAGCATAATTGTTCTAAAGATGAATGGAAAAGTATTAACAGAGGAGCAGGGATTTCCAGCAAGGCTCTTTATCCCAGACCTCTATGGATGGAAAGGCGCCAAATGGCTAACCGAGATAGAGTTTAGAAAGGACTATGAAGACGGATATTGGGAAGCTTTGGGATACCACGAGAGGGGAAATGTTTGGAACGAAGAGAGGTTCAAAGAGAAAATTCAGCAGTAG
- a CDS encoding DUF359 domain-containing protein, translated as MPLILSRGDLREILSHPVSPVSREKAFRAIIESLGRRRVITVGDVVTFEYIRIKNAPPLIGFIDGFTKRDIETETSLEEEFEDHIEISNQRGEVDLELIEDALSQISINFQQGVSTLVFVKGEEDLLSLATPLFFSSPDSVLIYGQPNMGAVVLQLYYPMREYLTSLLSFLSPSIGREISV; from the coding sequence TTGCCTCTTATTCTCAGCAGAGGAGACTTGAGGGAGATCCTATCTCACCCCGTTTCTCCTGTGTCAAGAGAGAAAGCATTCAGAGCAATAATTGAGAGCTTAGGTAGAAGGAGAGTGATTACTGTAGGTGATGTAGTAACTTTTGAGTACATAAGAATCAAGAACGCACCACCCCTCATCGGATTCATTGATGGATTCACAAAGAGAGATATTGAGACAGAAACGAGCCTTGAAGAGGAGTTTGAGGACCACATTGAGATATCGAACCAGAGAGGAGAGGTTGATCTGGAGTTAATTGAAGATGCGCTGAGTCAAATATCAATAAACTTTCAACAGGGAGTTTCAACTTTGGTTTTTGTGAAGGGGGAAGAGGATTTGCTCTCTCTAGCAACCCCTCTTTTCTTTTCATCACCAGACTCTGTCCTCATCTATGGTCAGCCGAACATGGGAGCAGTAGTCCTTCAGCTCTACTATCCAATGAGAGAATATTTGACATCTCTTCTCTCCTTTCTCTCTCCCTCGATAGGAAGAGAAATCAGCGTCTGA
- a CDS encoding NADH pyrophosphatase zinc ribbon domain-containing protein, producing the protein MRGRSTTKFCPKCGGVMVPVKKGSHIILRCTKCGYETKVGKEKKSYVLKEKVSEKERTKTTSLVSEPSKFGISDEEQQQRVEDYYEIALELMQEEGEEGGEEGGEE; encoded by the coding sequence ATCAGGGGGAGATCAACCACGAAATTCTGCCCCAAATGTGGCGGCGTAATGGTCCCTGTTAAGAAAGGAAGCCATATTATACTTAGGTGCACCAAGTGCGGCTATGAGACAAAAGTTGGAAAGGAGAAGAAATCGTATGTTTTGAAAGAGAAAGTAAGCGAAAAGGAAAGAACAAAGACAACATCCCTAGTCTCAGAGCCTTCAAAGTTCGGCATTTCAGATGAGGAACAGCAGCAGCGCGTTGAAGACTACTATGAGATAGCTCTCGAACTAATGCAGGAGGAAGGAGAAGAGGGAGGAGAGGAAGGAGGAGAGGAATAG